A genomic stretch from SAR202 cluster bacterium includes:
- the uvrB gene encoding excinuclease ABC subunit UvrB, translating into MPFKIVSDFSPTGDQPQAINNLVKGLQKGMSKQVLLGVTGSGKTFTMAKTIEKMQKPALVMAPNKTLAAQLATEFREFFPHNAVEYFVSYYDYYQPEAYVPQTDTYIEKDASINEHIDKLRLSATRSLLSRKDVIIVASVSCIYGLGDPHDYQSFVLTVSTGDKKKIGLLIRQLIGMQYDRNDMDLARGRFRLKGDIIDLVPAYQDLAVRIQFWGDEVEKIQDFDPLTGEVLRERETVELYPAKHFVTPEEKLLTSIGTIRDELDTRLKELRIEEKLLEVQRLESRTNFDLEMLQQLGYCSGIENYSRHLSQRSKGSAPWTLLDYFPDDFIVFLDESHMTLPQLHGMYRGDMSRKTTLVEYGFRLPSALDNRPLNYDEFTEKVSQIVYVSATPGEYELKNSESVVEQVIRPTGLLDPVIEVRPTIGQIDDLLVEIRDRISKKQRCLITTLTKRMAEELAEYLLEMKIKTAYLHSDLDTLERTDRLRDLRFGIYDVVVGINLLREGLDLPEVSLIAILDADKEGYLRSQSALIQTIGRAARHVEGHVIMYADKLTRSMDLAISETNRRRELQMQYNVCHNIEPTGISKSIKDITDRVREISGFDENTDSKSNEPLTVDKAQIANMIKDLERDMKKYATQLEFEKAAMIRDQIKELRNILIIEDDDKLPIMAIEENI; encoded by the coding sequence ATTCCATTTAAAATTGTTTCGGATTTTTCACCAACAGGAGATCAACCACAGGCAATAAATAACTTAGTTAAAGGGCTGCAAAAGGGCATGTCAAAACAGGTTCTTTTAGGTGTTACAGGTTCTGGTAAAACATTTACCATGGCTAAAACAATAGAAAAAATGCAAAAACCAGCTCTTGTTATGGCGCCAAATAAAACATTAGCAGCTCAATTAGCAACAGAATTTAGAGAATTTTTTCCTCATAATGCTGTTGAATATTTTGTTAGTTATTATGATTATTATCAACCAGAAGCGTATGTTCCTCAAACCGACACCTATATTGAAAAAGATGCAAGTATTAATGAACATATTGATAAACTTAGGCTTTCAGCAACTAGATCTTTGCTTAGCAGAAAAGATGTAATAATTGTTGCTTCGGTTTCGTGCATATACGGCCTTGGCGATCCTCATGACTATCAGAGTTTTGTTCTTACTGTATCTACTGGAGACAAAAAGAAAATTGGTTTATTGATCAGACAACTTATTGGTATGCAATATGATAGAAATGATATGGATTTAGCACGTGGAAGATTTAGGTTAAAGGGCGATATTATTGACTTAGTCCCTGCTTATCAAGATTTAGCAGTTCGAATTCAATTTTGGGGAGATGAAGTTGAGAAAATTCAGGATTTCGACCCTTTAACAGGCGAAGTTTTGAGGGAGAGAGAAACTGTAGAATTATATCCTGCAAAACATTTTGTAACTCCAGAAGAAAAATTGCTAACCAGTATTGGAACTATCAGAGATGAATTAGACACAAGATTAAAAGAATTGAGAATAGAGGAAAAATTATTAGAAGTGCAACGTCTCGAATCAAGAACCAATTTTGATTTGGAAATGCTTCAGCAGCTGGGCTATTGTTCTGGCATAGAGAATTATTCAAGACATTTATCTCAACGATCTAAAGGAAGTGCTCCTTGGACTCTTTTGGATTATTTTCCGGACGATTTTATAGTGTTTTTAGATGAGTCGCATATGACTTTGCCACAGTTGCATGGCATGTATCGTGGTGATATGTCTAGAAAAACAACCTTAGTTGAATATGGTTTTAGACTTCCTTCTGCATTAGACAACCGTCCATTAAATTATGATGAATTTACAGAAAAAGTGAGTCAAATTGTATATGTTTCTGCTACGCCTGGGGAATATGAATTAAAGAATAGCGAATCTGTTGTTGAACAAGTAATAAGGCCAACTGGATTACTTGATCCTGTTATTGAGGTGAGGCCAACTATAGGGCAAATTGATGATCTTCTTGTAGAGATTAGAGATAGAATTAGCAAAAAACAAAGGTGTTTAATTACAACTTTGACTAAAAGGATGGCTGAGGAGTTAGCAGAATATCTACTGGAAATGAAAATAAAAACAGCATATTTGCACTCTGATCTAGACACCTTAGAACGGACTGATCGTTTGCGAGATCTACGATTTGGTATTTATGATGTAGTTGTAGGTATTAATTTACTTCGTGAAGGGCTTGATTTACCTGAGGTCAGTTTGATTGCTATTTTGGATGCTGATAAGGAAGGTTACTTGAGGTCACAGTCTGCACTAATACAAACTATAGGCCGCGCGGCAAGGCACGTTGAAGGCCATGTGATAATGTATGCTGATAAATTAACAAGATCAATGGATTTGGCAATTAGTGAAACAAATCGACGTCGTGAACTACAAATGCAGTATAATGTTTGTCATAATATAGAACCTACTGGAATAAGTAAAAGTATTAAAGATATTACTGATCGAGTACGTGAAATTTCAGGATTTGACGAAAATACTGATTCTAAATCAAATGAACCGTTAACTGTTGATAAAGCACAGATAGCAAATATGATCAAAGATCTGGAACGAGATATGAAAAAATATGCAACTCAACTGGAATTTGAGAAAGCTGCAATGATTAGAGACCAAATAAAAGAATTGCGAAACATATTGATTATTGAAGATGATGATAAACTACCTATAATGGCAATTGAAGAGAATATATAA
- a CDS encoding NAD+ synthase, protein MQTLRIAMAQINPVVGDIQGNTEKIKNYIKQAQKENVDVITFPELALTGYPPEDLLFKTHFINDIKKHLEEVTKSTQGITAIIGLAREDSGLLNSAAVIHDRKIINFYDKKILPNYGVFDEKRYFISGKNNPVYLINGITVGINICEDIWFEDGPTKDQAGLGAQLILNINGSPFDTEKRYIRENMLKERALHNNLYISYTNMVGGQDELVFDGGSVVLNPAGEIISRGKAFEEDLIITDLNLEETGNFVESNTNIFVSNTFKNKKLRTIPNNHNVEIDKLEQIRKALILGTRDYVNKSGFSKVLLGLSGGIDSALTCYIAVQAFGKENVLGVIMPSRFSSEGSITDSQLLASNLGIQTKIIPIEPAYIAFLEMLSESFEGTSIDVAEENLQARIRGNILMALSNKFNWITLITGNKSEMATGYSTLYGDMAGGFAVLKDVPKTLVYELCRYINTIQNTDLIPEMIITKPPSAELREDQKDEDSLPPYDILDAILKYYVEEDRSFQEIVDLGYDEAVVKRATLLLDRSEYKRKQSPPGVKITPRNFGRDRRIPLINKYKNW, encoded by the coding sequence ATGCAAACGCTTAGGATAGCAATGGCGCAAATTAATCCGGTTGTGGGCGATATTCAAGGCAACACGGAGAAGATTAAGAATTACATAAAACAAGCTCAAAAGGAAAATGTAGATGTTATCACTTTTCCAGAGCTTGCTTTAACTGGATATCCACCTGAAGATTTACTATTTAAGACTCACTTCATAAATGACATAAAGAAACATTTAGAAGAAGTTACAAAGTCTACACAAGGAATAACTGCAATCATTGGTTTAGCGCGAGAGGATAGTGGACTACTAAATTCTGCAGCTGTTATACATGACAGAAAAATCATTAATTTTTATGATAAAAAGATCCTCCCCAATTATGGTGTATTCGACGAAAAGAGATATTTTATATCTGGAAAAAACAACCCTGTATATTTAATTAACGGAATAACTGTAGGGATAAATATATGTGAAGATATTTGGTTTGAAGATGGACCAACCAAAGATCAAGCTGGTTTAGGTGCACAATTAATATTGAATATTAATGGTTCTCCTTTCGATACAGAAAAAAGATATATTCGTGAAAATATGCTTAAAGAGCGCGCATTACACAATAATTTGTATATTAGTTATACAAATATGGTTGGTGGGCAAGATGAGCTTGTTTTTGATGGAGGAAGTGTGGTTTTAAATCCGGCTGGAGAAATTATTTCCCGAGGAAAGGCTTTTGAAGAAGATCTTATAATCACTGATCTTAATCTAGAAGAAACAGGAAATTTTGTAGAAAGTAATACAAATATTTTTGTTTCAAACACTTTTAAGAATAAAAAACTCAGAACAATACCTAATAATCACAATGTAGAAATCGATAAATTAGAGCAAATCCGTAAAGCATTAATTTTAGGCACTCGGGATTATGTAAATAAAAGTGGATTTTCAAAAGTTTTATTGGGGTTATCGGGAGGTATTGACTCAGCATTAACTTGTTATATTGCCGTACAAGCTTTTGGGAAAGAAAATGTATTAGGGGTTATTATGCCTTCTCGTTTTTCTTCTGAGGGTAGTATTACTGATTCACAACTACTGGCAAGTAATCTTGGAATACAGACAAAAATCATACCTATAGAACCTGCGTATATTGCGTTTTTAGAAATGCTATCTGAGTCTTTTGAAGGTACTAGTATAGATGTTGCTGAAGAAAATCTTCAAGCAAGAATACGCGGTAATATATTAATGGCCTTATCTAATAAATTTAATTGGATTACTTTGATTACAGGTAACAAAAGCGAGATGGCAACTGGTTATAGTACTTTGTATGGTGACATGGCTGGTGGATTTGCTGTACTAAAAGACGTTCCAAAGACATTAGTATATGAATTGTGTAGATATATAAATACCATACAAAATACAGATCTAATACCTGAAATGATAATTACCAAACCACCTAGTGCAGAATTAAGAGAAGATCAAAAGGATGAAGATTCTTTACCTCCCTATGACATACTAGATGCAATCTTAAAATATTATGTGGAGGAAGATAGATCTTTTCAAGAAATTGTTGATCTAGGTTATGATGAAGCGGTGGTTAAAAGAGCTACATTGTTACTTGATAGGAGTGAATATAAAAGAAAGCAGTCTCCTCCTGGGGTAAAAATTACCCCTAGAAATTTTGGTAGGGATAGAAGGATTCCGTTAATTAACAAGTATAAAAATTGGTGA
- a CDS encoding metal-sulfur cluster assembly factor: protein MSDVSRAQVLEKLKEVYDPEIPVNVVDLGLIYNIDVSDNNIHVLMTLTAPGCGMGPYIAQQAEWAIAEIEEINDVSVEMTFDPPWSPDLITEDGKAVLGI from the coding sequence ATGAGTGATGTTTCTAGAGCTCAAGTATTAGAAAAATTAAAAGAAGTTTATGATCCAGAAATTCCAGTCAATGTAGTAGATCTAGGATTAATATACAATATTGATGTGAGTGATAATAATATTCATGTGTTGATGACTTTAACAGCGCCTGGATGCGGGATGGGCCCCTATATAGCTCAACAAGCTGAATGGGCAATTGCTGAAATTGAGGAAATCAATGACGTAAGTGTTGAAATGACATTTGACCCACCATGGTCTCCTGATCTTATTACAGAAGATGGAAAAGCTGTATTAGGTATTTGA
- a CDS encoding YebC/PmpR family DNA-binding transcriptional regulator: MSGHSKWSTIKRKKGAADAKRGQLFTKLTREILIAARSGGTDVDMNFQLRLAVQKARDNNMPLANIERAIQRGGGTSGDSTERFEEVSYEGYASGGAAIFIEAVTDNLNRTVAEIRSTFSKSGGNLGEPGSVSWNFESKGIVVVETGDFDQDEVVLFAIDNGAEDVDVNDDNIEIRTPIEMLENVRKSLEEFGVVIIKSELSKIPKTLLNVETNVAIQILKLLDKFEDLDDVQKVYTNADFSDQALEAYAQTI; this comes from the coding sequence ATGTCAGGTCACTCAAAATGGTCAACAATTAAACGAAAAAAAGGTGCTGCTGATGCTAAAAGAGGCCAGCTATTTACTAAATTAACAAGAGAGATATTAATAGCTGCAAGATCTGGTGGTACGGACGTTGATATGAATTTTCAGTTAAGATTGGCTGTTCAAAAAGCCAGAGATAATAATATGCCTTTGGCAAATATTGAACGTGCAATACAAAGAGGAGGAGGAACTTCAGGGGACAGTACAGAACGATTTGAAGAAGTTTCTTATGAAGGCTATGCGTCAGGAGGCGCCGCAATATTTATTGAAGCTGTTACTGATAATTTAAATCGCACTGTGGCTGAAATACGTAGTACTTTTTCAAAATCAGGAGGAAACCTTGGGGAACCAGGATCAGTTTCCTGGAATTTTGAATCAAAAGGTATTGTGGTTGTTGAAACTGGAGATTTTGATCAAGATGAAGTTGTATTATTTGCCATTGATAATGGCGCTGAGGACGTGGATGTCAATGATGATAATATTGAAATAAGAACACCTATCGAAATGTTAGAAAATGTTCGTAAGAGCTTGGAAGAGTTTGGGGTGGTTATAATTAAATCGGAATTATCTAAAATACCGAAAACACTATTAAATGTTGAGACCAATGTTGCTATTCAAATACTAAAATTATTGGATAAATTTGAAGATCTAGATGATGTTCAAAAAGTGTATACTAATGCAGATTTTTCAGACCAAGCTTTGGAAGCGTATGCACAAACAATTTAA
- a CDS encoding amidohydrolase family protein: MVLVIKNCNVIDGTGNAPVKNQSIRIDSGKIEWIGNSDEFPYEINIDDQVLDIAGITVMPGMMDTHIHITQGYEVDQSGFLTETIPFLTVRAIDSCEKILQSGFTTVRNMGTYGFIDVAMKNAFQRGMIAGPRMIASGEMLMSTVSGELGYLRHEIDIPDMKSGIFSGADEARRAARYQFYHGADVIKLIASGRVGSDAYTLPWDTEVERSEIKAITDEAHRLNRKVAAHAYSSESVRDCVLEGIDSIEHGVMIDLETIKLMADNGTFLVPTMNAFNSYLQPDAEQRYPQYRLNRGRPMATIQRDNFEEYLKHKLPIAVGSDGPRPGSPPGSNAREIELLVSAGMDNLSAINSATLKSAELLGIDKELGSIEVGKTADIILVDGNPEKDISILKDIDKIKVVIIEGKVVKDISN, from the coding sequence ATGGTACTAGTAATTAAAAATTGTAATGTAATTGATGGTACGGGCAATGCTCCAGTTAAAAACCAATCAATCCGCATTGATAGCGGAAAAATTGAATGGATTGGTAATAGTGATGAGTTTCCGTATGAAATAAATATAGATGATCAAGTGTTAGATATCGCTGGAATTACTGTCATGCCAGGTATGATGGATACTCATATTCATATCACACAGGGTTATGAAGTAGACCAAAGTGGATTTTTAACTGAAACGATTCCATTTCTAACTGTTAGAGCAATAGATAGTTGTGAAAAGATTCTACAATCTGGATTCACTACTGTAAGAAATATGGGGACATATGGATTTATAGACGTGGCTATGAAAAATGCTTTTCAAAGAGGAATGATTGCTGGCCCCAGAATGATTGCTTCTGGCGAGATGCTTATGTCAACTGTTTCAGGTGAGCTTGGGTATTTGAGACATGAAATAGATATACCTGATATGAAATCTGGTATATTCTCTGGTGCAGATGAAGCGCGAAGAGCTGCTAGGTATCAGTTTTATCATGGAGCTGACGTTATTAAATTAATCGCTAGTGGTAGAGTTGGATCAGACGCATATACTCTTCCATGGGATACTGAAGTAGAACGATCAGAAATAAAAGCTATTACAGATGAAGCTCATAGATTAAATCGCAAGGTTGCAGCACACGCATATTCATCTGAATCGGTTAGAGACTGTGTGTTAGAAGGTATTGATAGTATCGAACATGGAGTCATGATTGATTTGGAAACTATAAAATTAATGGCTGATAATGGTACATTTTTAGTACCTACCATGAATGCATTTAATAGTTATCTACAACCTGACGCTGAGCAACGTTATCCTCAATACAGATTAAATCGAGGAAGACCAATGGCTACGATACAAAGAGATAATTTTGAAGAATACCTTAAACATAAACTCCCAATTGCCGTTGGTTCAGATGGACCAAGACCTGGTTCACCACCAGGTTCAAACGCGAGAGAAATTGAATTATTAGTAAGTGCTGGTATGGATAATTTATCAGCAATTAATTCAGCAACATTAAAAAGTGCTGAGTTACTAGGTATTGATAAAGAATTAGGATCAATAGAAGTTGGTAAAACTGCTGATATCATATTAGTTGATGGTAATCCTGAAAAAGACATATCGATTTTAAAAGATATTGATAAAATTAAAGTTGTTATTATTGAGGGTAAAGTTGTAAAAGACATTAGTAATTAA
- the ruvA gene encoding Holliday junction branch migration protein RuvA → MIAYIEGIIDEIFDDSITLRVGGFGITINVLTKSGNLYNLIGKRAVLYTSLVVKDGYPTIYGFVNTSQKTIFSFLTSVSGIGPKNAMAILDSLEINQIVNSITIGDSTMLNSVSGIGPKTAARIVLELKDKLDQFVGLQSEETSSDDVNIFSAMQGLGYSDREIRNAIRDTKLEDGLSFEDKIKTLLQKIAELN, encoded by the coding sequence ATGATTGCATATATAGAAGGAATAATAGATGAAATTTTTGACGACTCCATCACGCTACGAGTTGGAGGATTTGGCATTACGATAAATGTTCTTACTAAGTCAGGAAATTTATATAATTTAATTGGAAAACGTGCAGTATTATATACCAGTTTAGTTGTAAAAGATGGCTATCCAACTATTTATGGTTTTGTAAATACTAGTCAGAAAACCATATTTAGTTTTCTGACTAGCGTTAGTGGTATTGGGCCTAAAAATGCGATGGCAATATTAGATTCTTTAGAAATCAACCAAATTGTTAATTCTATAACAATTGGTGATTCAACAATGCTAAATTCGGTTTCGGGTATAGGTCCAAAAACAGCAGCAAGGATAGTTTTAGAGCTCAAGGATAAATTAGATCAATTTGTTGGGCTTCAGTCAGAAGAAACCTCTTCTGACGATGTGAATATTTTTTCAGCTATGCAGGGCCTTGGTTATTCTGACAGAGAAATAAGAAATGCAATTAGGGATACGAAACTTGAAGATGGCCTTTCTTTTGAAGATAAAATTAAAACCTTGCTACAAAAAATTGCGGAACTGAATTAA
- a CDS encoding LLM class flavin-dependent oxidoreductase, translated as MKFSLLLFSGSANHNSKDWLNNIEQQTLTAQESGFDGIWGAGGHASGDGMLNTTLLLSRLSGKLSNMEFGALYLLPLENPVTLAEEIAALDVMTEGKLTIAVSLGWREFQFKAFGLNPKERLPRFLETLDIMKSLWQKSTFKHEGRFYNLEFERGIKKPHQTPHPKILIAANADVGIKRSARIANGWLISTRAKYETIARQSILHKEALKEYSTEGTIWAWRECYVHESKAKAIETIRPYAEALYADRASLGHARDLPDADRLDTSFDEIVKDRFIIGNVEECVEEIKRYESLGVESIIFRMQWPEMPQELTLNSIKKMKDVIKHFR; from the coding sequence ATGAAATTTTCTTTATTATTATTTAGTGGTTCTGCGAATCATAATTCAAAAGATTGGTTAAATAATATAGAACAACAAACTTTAACGGCACAAGAGTCTGGTTTTGATGGAATATGGGGTGCTGGAGGCCATGCAAGTGGCGATGGGATGCTTAATACTACATTGCTCCTGTCCCGACTTTCAGGCAAATTGTCTAACATGGAGTTTGGGGCGTTATATTTACTCCCTTTAGAAAATCCAGTTACATTGGCCGAGGAAATTGCAGCACTTGATGTAATGACAGAAGGTAAGCTTACAATAGCTGTTTCGTTAGGTTGGAGAGAATTTCAATTTAAAGCATTTGGTCTCAACCCTAAAGAAAGATTGCCAAGGTTTTTGGAAACCCTAGATATTATGAAGTCTTTATGGCAAAAATCCACATTCAAACACGAAGGAAGATTTTATAATTTAGAGTTTGAAAGAGGGATCAAAAAACCTCACCAAACTCCTCATCCTAAAATACTTATAGCAGCAAATGCAGATGTGGGAATTAAGCGATCTGCAAGAATAGCTAATGGTTGGTTAATAAGCACAAGAGCGAAATATGAAACTATAGCCAGACAATCAATTTTACATAAAGAAGCTCTAAAAGAGTATAGCACTGAAGGTACAATATGGGCTTGGAGAGAATGCTATGTTCATGAAAGCAAAGCAAAAGCCATAGAAACTATAAGGCCGTATGCTGAAGCTCTGTATGCCGATAGAGCCTCGTTGGGACATGCAAGAGATTTACCTGACGCAGATCGGCTTGATACATCTTTTGACGAAATAGTCAAAGATAGATTTATAATTGGAAATGTAGAAGAGTGTGTAGAAGAAATTAAAAGATATGAATCTTTGGGGGTTGAAAGTATAATTTTTAGAATGCAGTGGCCGGAAATGCCACAAGAACTCACATTAAATTCAATTAAAAAAATGAAGGATGTAATAAAACATTTTAGATAA
- the recA gene encoding recombinase RecA encodes MTTEKEKALDLAINQIEKEFGKGSIMRLGASDAVSVEVISSGSLAVDVALGAGGIPKGRITEIFGAESSGKTTLAYHVAAETQKAGGIAAFIDVEHALDPSYAEKCGINIEDLLISQPDDAEQALEIVDYLVRSGGVDLVVVDSVAALVPRAELEGDMGDSHMGLQARLLSQALRKLTGGVSKSNTAVIFINQIREKIGVVFGNPEVTPGGRALKYYSSVRIDLRRVETLKRGTENIGNRSRARIVKNKVSAPFSVAEFDIMFGQGISREADIVDLGVTEEVLTKSGSFYSYGDVRLGQGREQVKEYLKENQDICGDIENKIREVRKAKSSV; translated from the coding sequence ATGACTACAGAAAAAGAAAAAGCATTAGATTTAGCTATTAATCAAATAGAAAAAGAGTTCGGCAAGGGCTCAATTATGAGACTGGGTGCCTCGGATGCAGTTTCAGTGGAGGTAATTTCTTCAGGTTCACTTGCAGTTGATGTGGCATTGGGTGCCGGAGGTATCCCAAAAGGGAGAATAACCGAAATATTTGGTGCAGAATCATCTGGTAAAACAACATTAGCTTATCATGTTGCTGCAGAGACACAGAAAGCAGGAGGCATAGCAGCCTTTATCGATGTGGAGCATGCGCTTGATCCGTCATACGCAGAAAAGTGTGGAATAAATATTGAGGATTTACTTATTTCACAACCTGATGATGCTGAGCAAGCCTTAGAAATTGTAGACTATTTGGTGCGTAGTGGTGGTGTTGACCTAGTTGTTGTTGATAGTGTGGCTGCGTTAGTGCCTCGGGCTGAATTAGAAGGCGATATGGGAGACTCACATATGGGACTTCAGGCTCGTTTGTTATCACAGGCCCTACGTAAGCTTACTGGAGGGGTAAGCAAATCTAATACAGCAGTTATCTTTATCAACCAAATCCGAGAAAAAATTGGTGTAGTATTTGGTAATCCAGAAGTTACTCCTGGCGGTCGAGCTTTAAAATACTACAGTTCTGTAAGAATTGATTTGAGAAGAGTTGAAACCTTGAAAAGGGGTACAGAAAATATTGGTAATAGATCGAGGGCTAGAATAGTAAAAAATAAAGTTTCGGCTCCATTTAGTGTAGCAGAATTTGATATTATGTTTGGTCAAGGAATAAGTAGAGAGGCCGATATAGTAGATCTTGGAGTAACAGAAGAAGTCTTAACAAAAAGTGGTTCTTTTTATTCATATGGAGATGTTAGGCTTGGACAAGGAAGAGAGCAGGTTAAAGAGTATCTCAAAGAGAACCAAGATATTTGTGGAGATATCGAGAATAAAATTCGTGAAGTAAGAAAAGCAAAATCCAGTGTATAG
- the ruvC gene encoding crossover junction endodeoxyribonuclease RuvC gives MKIIGFDPGTIKMGYGVIEVQQSAIQLIDFGVLKAKPNLDLSKRLYLIYQQLINILNIHNPAELAVEHPFVDKNVKSAIAIGQAQSLVFLGSGEKDIPCKSYSPREVKINITGYGNSSKIQVENSVKMQLQVKDGLSFDSADAIAVALTHAQQIKINKIIG, from the coding sequence TTGAAGATTATTGGGTTCGATCCAGGAACAATTAAAATGGGATACGGGGTTATTGAAGTTCAACAATCCGCAATCCAGCTTATTGACTTCGGAGTGTTAAAAGCTAAACCAAATTTAGATTTGAGTAAGCGCTTATATTTAATCTACCAGCAATTAATAAATATTTTAAACATCCATAATCCCGCTGAATTAGCTGTTGAACATCCTTTTGTTGATAAGAATGTAAAATCTGCAATTGCAATAGGCCAAGCGCAGAGTTTGGTCTTTCTTGGTTCTGGTGAGAAAGATATCCCCTGTAAAAGCTATTCGCCAAGAGAAGTAAAAATCAATATAACCGGATATGGGAACTCCTCTAAGATTCAGGTTGAAAATAGTGTTAAAATGCAATTACAAGTCAAAGACGGTCTTTCCTTTGATTCAGCAGATGCTATAGCTGTAGCTTTAACTCACGCTCAACAAATCAAAATAAATAAAATAATAGGATAA
- a CDS encoding glutamate synthase subunit beta — protein MGKPLGFKDFKRETPKKIDANARIANWKEIYLKWPESEIRDQGARCMDCGVPFCHTGCPLGNIIPEFNDLVYKGEWQKALEVLHSTNNFPEFTGRICPAPCEAACVLNINQDPVTIEYIEKSIIETGFENGWVVPQQPKIRTGKKVAIVGSGPAGLAAAHQLNKSGHSVTVYERDDYIGGLLRIGIPEFKLEKSVVQRRVNLMSEEGIKFVTGTNIGIDIKHDELLDSYDAICLSGGSTIPRDLPIPGRDLKGVYFAMEYLSQQNKELSGEYINPDKKISAEGKKVVIIGGGDTGADCLGTAHRQGAEIIYQYELLSEPPVERSVNNPWPYWPLILRISSAHEEGGTREFSVLTKSFSGENGILKSLQGIKIEWTQDENGRPKMSEIPGTEFEIEVDLVLLAMGFVHPQQEGIIDQLGIELDGRNNVNTNMQHMTNIDKVFSAGDMHRGQSLVVWAIAEGREAAYHIDKYLMGVTELPQSLPGALPR, from the coding sequence ATGGGTAAACCATTGGGATTCAAGGATTTTAAAAGAGAAACACCAAAAAAAATAGATGCTAATGCAAGAATAGCAAATTGGAAAGAAATATATTTGAAATGGCCAGAATCAGAGATAAGAGATCAAGGAGCTCGCTGCATGGATTGTGGCGTTCCATTTTGTCACACTGGATGTCCTTTAGGAAATATAATTCCAGAATTTAATGATCTAGTCTATAAAGGCGAATGGCAAAAGGCACTAGAAGTATTGCATTCAACAAACAATTTTCCTGAATTTACAGGAAGAATTTGCCCTGCTCCATGTGAAGCAGCTTGTGTTTTAAATATTAATCAGGATCCTGTGACTATAGAATACATTGAAAAATCGATTATAGAAACAGGTTTTGAAAACGGATGGGTTGTGCCTCAACAACCCAAAATAAGAACTGGAAAAAAGGTTGCTATCGTTGGTTCAGGACCAGCAGGCTTAGCTGCTGCACATCAATTAAATAAATCTGGACACTCGGTCACAGTCTATGAGAGAGATGATTACATTGGAGGATTATTACGAATCGGAATTCCTGAATTTAAACTAGAAAAATCTGTTGTTCAGAGAAGAGTTAATTTAATGTCTGAAGAAGGGATTAAGTTTGTAACTGGAACTAATATAGGAATTGATATAAAACACGATGAATTATTAGACTCATATGATGCTATTTGTTTAAGTGGAGGATCAACTATACCTCGGGATTTACCGATCCCGGGAAGAGATCTTAAAGGGGTTTATTTTGCAATGGAATATCTAAGTCAGCAAAATAAAGAACTTTCTGGAGAGTATATAAATCCAGATAAAAAAATTTCTGCTGAAGGTAAGAAGGTTGTTATTATTGGTGGTGGTGACACTGGTGCAGATTGCTTAGGAACAGCACATAGACAAGGAGCAGAAATAATTTATCAATACGAATTACTTTCAGAGCCACCAGTTGAAAGATCAGTCAATAATCCATGGCCTTATTGGCCTCTTATTCTTAGAATTTCTTCTGCCCATGAAGAAGGAGGCACAAGAGAATTTAGCGTGCTAACCAAATCCTTTTCTGGCGAGAATGGTATACTAAAATCATTACAAGGTATAAAAATTGAGTGGACACAGGATGAAAATGGAAGGCCAAAAATGTCAGAAATTCCGGGCACTGAGTTTGAAATAGAAGTTGATTTAGTTTTATTGGCAATGGGTTTTGTGCATCCACAACAAGAAGGGATTATTGACCAACTTGGAATTGAACTTGACGGACGCAATAACGTTAATACAAATATGCAACATATGACGAATATTGATAAGGTTTTTTCTGCTGGCGATATGCATAGAGGACAATCGCTTGTTGTTTGGGCTATAGCTGAAGGTAGAGAAGCTGCATATCATATAGATAAATATCTTATGGGAGTTACTGAATTACCTCAGAGTTTACCGGGGGCATTACCTAGATAA